In the Tindallia magadiensis genome, GGATAATGACAAGAAGAGAGCACGGGAAGGCAACGTTTATTAACTTACAGGATAAAGAAGGCCAAATTCAGATTTACGTGCGTCTTGACAGGATTGGTGAGCAAGCTTATGAGGATTTTCAGCAATTTGATATTGGGGATATTATTAAAGTAGACGGTATCGTGTTTAAGACGAAACGAGGAGAAGTTTCTGTAAAAGCCGATACGGTAAAACTATTGACGAAATCCTTACAGATTTTGCCGGAAAAATGGCATGGGTTGAAAGATACAGACATTCGTTATAGGCAACGTTATGTAGATTTAATTGTCAACCCTGATGTGAAAAACGTTTTTAAGATTAGAAGCAATACAATCAAAGCGATACGGGAATACTTAGACAATCGAGACTATCTGGAAGTGGAAACTCCTATACTGGACACAATAGCAGGAGGAGCTAATGCGAAACCTTTTATAACCCATCACAACACCCTTGATATCGATATGTATTTAAGAATTGCAACAGAACTTCATCTTAAACGCCTTATTGTCGGAGGTTTTGATCGGGTATATGAAATAGGGCGTATTTTTAGAAACGAAGGGATGTCCATTAAACATAATCCGGAATTCACATCAATAGAATTATATCAGGCCTATGCTGACTATAAAGATATTATGGAACTTACGGAAAATTTAGTGGCTTATGTAGTAGAGAAAACGTTGGGGACGACAAAAGTGACTTATCAGAATACGGAAATAGAATTTAAGCCTCCTTGGAAAAGAATGACAATGGAAGAGTCCTGCAAAGAATTTGCGAAAATTGACTTTTCTACGATTGCATCAGATGAAGAAGCAAGACAATTAGGTAAAAAGCTTGGTATTG is a window encoding:
- the lysS gene encoding lysine--tRNA ligase — translated: MSHDTEGQSLNELRKIRHAKLKKLKEAGKDPFENEKVDVSHYSQFIKDNYDELENEKVTMAGRIMTRREHGKATFINLQDKEGQIQIYVRLDRIGEQAYEDFQQFDIGDIIKVDGIVFKTKRGEVSVKADTVKLLTKSLQILPEKWHGLKDTDIRYRQRYVDLIVNPDVKNVFKIRSNTIKAIREYLDNRDYLEVETPILDTIAGGANAKPFITHHNTLDIDMYLRIATELHLKRLIVGGFDRVYEIGRIFRNEGMSIKHNPEFTSIELYQAYADYKDIMELTENLVAYVVEKTLGTTKVTYQNTEIEFKPPWKRMTMEESCKEFAKIDFSTIASDEEARQLGKKLGIDVEPEMSKGHIISEVFETYVEKHLIQPTFITNHPVEVSPLAKRNVENPAMTNRFEAFVNTWEIANAFSELNDPVDQRQRFLEQVKEKETGNEEAHPLDEDFLNALEIGLPPTGGMGLGIDRLVMLMTDSPSIRDVILFPTMKPLDMARDKE